One region of Flavobacterium sp. GSB-24 genomic DNA includes:
- a CDS encoding diphosphomevalonate decarboxylase codes for MLTAADFIPNSYTSTIENGNFEWSAPSNIALVKYWGKKDNQIPANPSVSFTLNNCKTITKLGFSKKDNHGNFSFDLLFEGKPKEDFKPKIQKFLERIEVYLPFLKDYHFTIDTQNTFPHSSGIASSASGMAALAMNFMSLEKLLNPEITEDYFYQKASFLARLGSGSACRSVKGNVVVWGNQANIEGSTDLFGVEFPYTVHENFKNYQDTILLVDKGEKQVSSTVGHDLMHNHPYAERRFAQAHENLDQLIRIFENGNLDEFIKVVESEALTLHAMMMTSMPYFILMKPNTLQIINAIWKFRNETKTPVCFTLDAGANVHVLYPENVTEKVLQFIQDELVVFCQNRQYICDKIGEGAIAL; via the coding sequence ATGTTAACAGCAGCTGATTTTATACCAAATTCATATACTTCAACAATCGAAAACGGAAACTTTGAATGGAGCGCTCCAAGCAATATTGCCTTAGTTAAATATTGGGGGAAAAAAGACAATCAGATTCCGGCTAATCCTTCGGTAAGTTTTACGCTTAACAATTGTAAAACAATTACGAAATTGGGCTTTTCAAAAAAAGACAACCACGGAAATTTTTCTTTTGATTTACTTTTTGAAGGAAAACCAAAAGAAGACTTCAAACCGAAAATTCAAAAGTTTTTAGAAAGAATTGAAGTTTATCTTCCGTTTCTGAAAGATTATCATTTTACGATTGACACTCAGAATACATTTCCACATAGTTCCGGAATTGCTTCTTCAGCGTCTGGAATGGCAGCTCTAGCAATGAATTTTATGAGTTTAGAGAAATTACTGAACCCAGAAATAACAGAAGATTATTTCTATCAAAAAGCATCTTTTCTCGCTCGTTTAGGTTCTGGAAGTGCTTGCAGAAGCGTAAAAGGAAATGTTGTAGTTTGGGGAAATCAGGCCAATATTGAAGGAAGTACTGATTTATTTGGAGTTGAATTTCCATATACTGTTCATGAAAACTTCAAGAATTATCAAGATACCATTTTATTGGTTGATAAAGGCGAAAAGCAAGTTTCAAGTACAGTTGGTCACGATTTAATGCACAATCACCCTTACGCCGAAAGACGTTTTGCTCAGGCACATGAAAACTTAGATCAGTTAATCAGGATTTTTGAAAACGGTAATTTAGATGAATTTATCAAAGTTGTAGAAAGTGAAGCTTTGACTTTACATGCTATGATGATGACATCGATGCCGTATTTTATTTTGATGAAACCAAATACGCTGCAAATTATAAATGCAATTTGGAAATTTAGAAACGAAACTAAAACTCCGGTTTGTTTTACGCTGGATGCTGGTGCAAATGTGCATGTCCTTTATCCCGAAAACGTTACCGAAAAAGTATTACAATTTATTCAAGACGAATTAGTTGTATTTTGTCAGAATCGTCAGTACATTTGCGACAAAATTGGCGAAGGCGCAATCGCATTATAA
- a CDS encoding TspO/MBR family protein produces the protein MNKIVKIVIALIICLAVGYSASLVTRPSVESWYPTIEKPVFNPPNWIFMPVWTILYIFMAVAAGLVWDKIKEQTEEVKKALLFFIIQLILNAIWSYLFFGFKNPMLALVEIALLWLMIYETYLKFTKINKTAGYLLIPYLAWVGFATILNASIWWLNK, from the coding sequence ATGAATAAAATAGTTAAGATCGTAATCGCTTTAATCATTTGTTTAGCAGTAGGATATTCTGCAAGTTTGGTAACGAGACCAAGTGTAGAAAGCTGGTATCCGACTATTGAAAAACCAGTTTTTAATCCGCCGAACTGGATTTTCATGCCGGTCTGGACAATTCTTTACATTTTTATGGCAGTTGCTGCGGGATTAGTCTGGGATAAAATAAAAGAGCAGACAGAAGAAGTTAAAAAAGCACTTCTTTTCTTTATAATTCAACTTATTCTTAATGCAATTTGGTCGTATTTATTCTTCGGATTTAAAAATCCGATGCTTGCGTTAGTTGAAATTGCACTTTTATGGCTTATGATTTACGAAACTTATTTAAAGTTTACCAAAATCAACAAAACAGCTGGTTACTTATTGATTCCGTATTTGGCATGGGTTGGGTTTGCGACCATTTTGAATGCCAGTATTTGGTGGCTGAATAAATAG